In Ovis aries strain OAR_USU_Benz2616 breed Rambouillet chromosome 14, ARS-UI_Ramb_v3.0, whole genome shotgun sequence, a single genomic region encodes these proteins:
- the FXYD1 gene encoding phospholemman isoform X1, with protein MPCSNQKFGERAPSPLQPHCVSVCIAHACIVPTPGICLLSQSHQPEPHVTCLVLSAGERCHPEAGQGMFSLFSLLPEEEKGWPFPRGQLVAVRQPGLTQAGLCMTPKWGEEGCCHGGLCEANSSRVKWEIFIPRVRQRAGQRPRAGEPGYYGHSEAVVCGQVALGRFLAVSSLAVSVSPPGWGEASALPCQEAPQEHDPFTYDYQSLRIGGLIIAGILFILGILIVLSRRCRCKFNQQQRTGEPDEEEGTFRSSIRRLSTRRR; from the exons ATGCCTTGCTCCAACCAGAAGTTTGGGGAGCGGGCGCCGTCCCCATTGCAGCCCCACTGTGTGTCTGTATGCATTGCGCATGCGTGCATCGTCCCCACCCCTGGCATCTGTCTTCTATCTCAGTCCCACCAGCCCGAGCCTCATGTCACTTGCCTGGTGCTGTCCGCTGGTGAAAGATGTCACCCAGAGGCAGGCCAGGGGATGTTTTCCCTGTTCTCATTGCTTccagaagaggagaaggggtggccTTTCCCACGGGGGCAGCTGGTGGCAGTGAGGCAGCCCGGCCTCACCCAGGCAGGGTTGTGCATGACCCCCAAGTGGGGGGAGGAAGGCTGTTGCCATGGTGGCCTGTGCGAGGCAAATTCCTCCAGGGTGAAGTGGGAGATATTTATACCCAGGGTCAGGCAGAGAGCGGGCCAGCGGCCGAGGGCAGGAGAGCCGGGCTATTACGGACACAGTGAGGCCGTGGTGTGCGGGCAGGTGGCCCTTGGGCGTTTCCTGGCTGTCTCGTCCCTGGCAGTGTCTGtctctccacctgggtggggtGAGGCATCTGCTCTCCCCTGCCAGG AAGCACCACAGGAACACGACCCATTCACCTACG ACTACCAATCCCTGCGGATCGGAGGCCTTATAATCGCCGGAATTCTCTTCATCCTGGGCATACTCATCGTCTTGA GCAGAAGATGCCGGTGCAAATTCAACCAGCAGCAGAG GACTGGGGAACCTGATGAAGAGGAGGGAACTTTCCGCAGTTCAATCCGCC GTCTGTCCACCCGCCGGCGGTAG
- the FXYD1 gene encoding phospholemman isoform X2 encodes MASLSHILVLCVGLLAMVNAEAPQEHDPFTYDYQSLRIGGLIIAGILFILGILIVLSRRCRCKFNQQQRTGEPDEEEGTFRSSIRRLSTRRR; translated from the exons ATGGCATCTCTCAGCCACATCTTGGTTCTTTGTGTGGGTCTCCTTGCCATGGTCAACGCAG AAGCACCACAGGAACACGACCCATTCACCTACG ACTACCAATCCCTGCGGATCGGAGGCCTTATAATCGCCGGAATTCTCTTCATCCTGGGCATACTCATCGTCTTGA GCAGAAGATGCCGGTGCAAATTCAACCAGCAGCAGAG GACTGGGGAACCTGATGAAGAGGAGGGAACTTTCCGCAGTTCAATCCGCC GTCTGTCCACCCGCCGGCGGTAG